In the genome of Anabas testudineus chromosome 4, fAnaTes1.2, whole genome shotgun sequence, one region contains:
- the nfic gene encoding nuclear factor 1 C-type isoform X2 encodes MITTDSARWAGIEISFNFPRWRLSFEMDEFHPFIEALLPQVRAFAYTWFNLQARKRKYFKKHEKRMTKEEERAVKDELLGEKAEVKQKWASRLLAKLRKDIRPECREDFVLSVTGKKSACCVLSNPDQKGKMRRIDCLRQADKVWRLDLVMVILFKGIPLESTDGERLVKGGQCSNPVLCVQPRHISVSVKELDLYLAYYVQEREAEQSSSPSRTGVGSDQEDSRTATMDGPEFQESFVTSGVFTVTELVQVSRTPVVTGVGPSFSMGELQGHLAYDLNQSVNQPVSLRRSLASTSSSGSKRHKSGSMEEEADSPGGEYYHSPSSPASSSRNWTDDMEGGLSPPVKKAELDSPSPQEDSPRLTSFTQHQRPVIAVHSGLSRSPHPSSSLHFPSSSYFPHGAIRYPPHLTQDPLKDLVSLACDPASQTPSSLNGSNQVKVPSHYISSQMLAPPGTAPSLAPPTSSLSRPSHPAESKASTTSSDGGANSPTSPTYSAPGTPPANRSSFVGVTPRDPGGLYQAQS; translated from the exons ATGATAACGACCGACAGCGCAAGATGGGCCGGCATTGAAATCAGCTTTAACTTTCCCCGGTGGCGGCTCAGCTTCGAAATG GATGAGTTCCATCCATTCATTGAGGCTTTGCTGCCCCAGGTCCGTGCCTTTGCCTACACATGGTTCAACCTCCAAGCCAGGAAAAGGAAGTACTTCAAAAAGCATGAGAAAAGGATgactaaagaagaagaaagagctgTCAAAGATGAACTCCTTGGGGAGAAGGCAGAG GTGAAACAGAAGTGGGCCAGCCGTCTTTTGGCCAAGCTAAGAAAGGACATTAGACCAGAATGCAGGGAAGACTTTGTTCTTTCAGTCACTGGGAAGAAATCtgcatgttgtgtgttgtcAAATCCTGACCAGAAGGGCAAAATGAGACGCATAGATTGTCTCCGACAAGCTGACAAG GTGTGGAGGTTGGACCTAGTGATGGTCATCCTGTTTAAAGGAATCCCTTTGGAAAGCACAGATGGAGAGCGGCTGGTGAAGGGAGGCCAGTGCTCAAATCCAGTCCTCTGTGTCCAGCCTCGacacatctctgtctctgtcaaagAGCTTGACCTCTACCTCGCTTACTATGTACAAGAGAGAG aggcagagcagagcagcagtccCAGTCGTACTGGAGTGGGTTCTGACCAGGAGGACAGTCGAACAGCCACCATGG atGGTCCAGAGTTCCAGGAGAGTTTTGTGACATCAGGagttttcactgtcactgagcTGGTTCAGGTCTCAAGAA CTCCAGTAGTCACAGGAGTAGGACCTAGTTTCTCTATGGGGGAGCTCCAGGGTCATCTGGCCTATGACCTCAACCAGTCTGTCAACCAGCCAGTTAGTCTCAGAAGATCACTGGCCAGCACGTCATCCAGCGG GAGTAAGCGTCACAAGTCTGGCTCAATGGAGGAAGAAGCTGACAGCCCAGGAGGGGAGTACTACCACTCACCTTCCTCTCCTGCCAGCAGCTCCAGGAACTGGACTGATGACATGGAAGGAG GTCTGTCTCCTCCAGTAAAGAAGGCAGAGCTGGACAGTCCCTCTCCCCAGGAAGACTCACCAAGACTGACCTCCTTTACTCAGCACCAGCGGCCAGTCATAGCTGTTCACAGTG gGTTGTCTCGGAGTCCACACccttcttcatctcttcatttCCCATCATCTTCCTACTTTCCCCATGGAGCAATCCGCTATCCACCTCATCTAACCCAGGACCCCCTAAAAGATTTGGTCTCACTGGCCTGTGATCCTGCAAGTCAAACCCCCAGCTCA TTGAATGGCAGCAACCAGGTCAAAGTGCCCAGTCATTACATCTCCTCCCAGATGTTGGCACCACCTGGAACAGCACCCTCCTTGGCTCCGCCCACATCCTCTCTCTCCAGGCCATCACATCCTGCAGAGTCAAAGGCCAGTACCACCTCATCTGACGGGGGCGCAAACTCACCCACATCACCAA CATATTCTGCCCCTGGGACACCCCCTGCTAATCGCTCCTCCTTCGTTGGAGTCACCCCTCGAGACCCTGGTGGACTCTACCAAGCCCAG tcATAG
- the nfic gene encoding nuclear factor 1 C-type isoform X1 → MITTDSARWAGIEISFNFPRWRLSFEMDEFHPFIEALLPQVRAFAYTWFNLQARKRKYFKKHEKRMTKEEERAVKDELLGEKAEVKQKWASRLLAKLRKDIRPECREDFVLSVTGKKSACCVLSNPDQKGKMRRIDCLRQADKVWRLDLVMVILFKGIPLESTDGERLVKGGQCSNPVLCVQPRHISVSVKELDLYLAYYVQEREAEQSSSPSRTGVGSDQEDSRTATMDGPEFQESFVTSGVFTVTELVQVSRTPVVTGVGPSFSMGELQGHLAYDLNQSVNQPVSLRRSLASTSSSGSKRHKSGSMEEEADSPGGEYYHSPSSPASSSRNWTDDMEGGLSPPVKKAELDSPSPQEDSPRLTSFTQHQRPVIAVHSGLSRSPHPSSSLHFPSSSYFPHGAIRYPPHLTQDPLKDLVSLACDPASQTPSSLNGSNQVKVPSHYISSQMLAPPGTAPSLAPPTSSLSRPSHPAESKASTTSSDGGANSPTSPTYSAPGTPPANRSSFVGVTPRDPGGLYQAQSWYLGN, encoded by the exons ATGATAACGACCGACAGCGCAAGATGGGCCGGCATTGAAATCAGCTTTAACTTTCCCCGGTGGCGGCTCAGCTTCGAAATG GATGAGTTCCATCCATTCATTGAGGCTTTGCTGCCCCAGGTCCGTGCCTTTGCCTACACATGGTTCAACCTCCAAGCCAGGAAAAGGAAGTACTTCAAAAAGCATGAGAAAAGGATgactaaagaagaagaaagagctgTCAAAGATGAACTCCTTGGGGAGAAGGCAGAG GTGAAACAGAAGTGGGCCAGCCGTCTTTTGGCCAAGCTAAGAAAGGACATTAGACCAGAATGCAGGGAAGACTTTGTTCTTTCAGTCACTGGGAAGAAATCtgcatgttgtgtgttgtcAAATCCTGACCAGAAGGGCAAAATGAGACGCATAGATTGTCTCCGACAAGCTGACAAG GTGTGGAGGTTGGACCTAGTGATGGTCATCCTGTTTAAAGGAATCCCTTTGGAAAGCACAGATGGAGAGCGGCTGGTGAAGGGAGGCCAGTGCTCAAATCCAGTCCTCTGTGTCCAGCCTCGacacatctctgtctctgtcaaagAGCTTGACCTCTACCTCGCTTACTATGTACAAGAGAGAG aggcagagcagagcagcagtccCAGTCGTACTGGAGTGGGTTCTGACCAGGAGGACAGTCGAACAGCCACCATGG atGGTCCAGAGTTCCAGGAGAGTTTTGTGACATCAGGagttttcactgtcactgagcTGGTTCAGGTCTCAAGAA CTCCAGTAGTCACAGGAGTAGGACCTAGTTTCTCTATGGGGGAGCTCCAGGGTCATCTGGCCTATGACCTCAACCAGTCTGTCAACCAGCCAGTTAGTCTCAGAAGATCACTGGCCAGCACGTCATCCAGCGG GAGTAAGCGTCACAAGTCTGGCTCAATGGAGGAAGAAGCTGACAGCCCAGGAGGGGAGTACTACCACTCACCTTCCTCTCCTGCCAGCAGCTCCAGGAACTGGACTGATGACATGGAAGGAG GTCTGTCTCCTCCAGTAAAGAAGGCAGAGCTGGACAGTCCCTCTCCCCAGGAAGACTCACCAAGACTGACCTCCTTTACTCAGCACCAGCGGCCAGTCATAGCTGTTCACAGTG gGTTGTCTCGGAGTCCACACccttcttcatctcttcatttCCCATCATCTTCCTACTTTCCCCATGGAGCAATCCGCTATCCACCTCATCTAACCCAGGACCCCCTAAAAGATTTGGTCTCACTGGCCTGTGATCCTGCAAGTCAAACCCCCAGCTCA TTGAATGGCAGCAACCAGGTCAAAGTGCCCAGTCATTACATCTCCTCCCAGATGTTGGCACCACCTGGAACAGCACCCTCCTTGGCTCCGCCCACATCCTCTCTCTCCAGGCCATCACATCCTGCAGAGTCAAAGGCCAGTACCACCTCATCTGACGGGGGCGCAAACTCACCCACATCACCAA CATATTCTGCCCCTGGGACACCCCCTGCTAATCGCTCCTCCTTCGTTGGAGTCACCCCTCGAGACCCTGGTGGACTCTACCAAGCCCAG TCTTGGTATCTGGGCAACTGA